ACTTCCGCACGCACCACGTCGAAAACATAAGAAGTTATCTGATTCTCAGGGTTTTCAAGTTTGTAGAATGAATCTGCCACTTGCTCTTTGATCACCTGATACTGCACCGAAACTTTCATACGGATGAATACATTGTCAAGTGTTTTGGTATCAATAATCACATCAAGCTGCTGAATCCGCAGGTTCATCCTTTTGGCTACCTGATCAATAAACGGGATCTTAAGGTGCAGACCTGCGTGGCGCACCGAATGGAACTTGCCCAATCTCTCTACAATAGCCGCTGTAGCCTGCTTCACCGTAAAAAAAGAGGCAAACAGTACGACAAGGCCCAGGAAAATAATAATACTTAATAATGTCATTCGTAAATATTTAAAAGTTAACTAATTTGTATCTGAAACGTCATAAATATAGTAAAAAAAATTAAAATTTCGTCTTAATCGTATCAAAATTCACTGAAAATAATGATTAGACTGTCATCCCGATTTCAATTCCTTTGATTTTCCGGTAGAGATCGGTGGCAAAATTATCCGTCATGCCGGATACAAAATCAATGACTCCCAATACGCGTTGATAATCGCTTCCATTCTCATAAACAAACTGTTGGGGCAGCAGTTTCAAAGCCATTTTATCATAAGATTTCCGTTCTTCTTTCGGTTTGATGATCGATGGTATGAAATGATCTAAAAGTTCATACATCACGTTATAACCGGCATTCTCGATTTCTATGACTGCTTTGTGATTGTAGATTTTGGCTATGGAGAATTTTTCGATTTCAGTTAGGGCATTGTTTTCTGTTTTGTATATATCCAGCAGGGCACAATCTAGTTCCCCATTTAGGATAGCATCGAAATTTTTCTCATAAATACTCATGGATTTATTGATTAGTGCATTAATCACTTTGGCGCGCAGATAAGAAATCCGCTCGTTGGCGTTCATAATCGCTGCAAGTTTGTCTTCTACCCTTTTGATGTTTTGGTTTTCAGACTTTATAAGTTCCAGGAAAAGACCCTCGCAATCATTTGATGATACGATACCGAGCCGGTGCGCGTCTTCCATGTCAATGATGTTATAGCAAATGTCATCCGCAGCTTCTACCAGCCACACAAAGGGATGGCGACGAAAAATATATGGTTCAGTACTTTCCTGTTTTAGTTGCAGGGTATTGGCGATCTGCAGGAAAGTTTCTTTCTCATTCTGGAAAAACCCGAATTTTTTACGGTGCAGCACCCCTCTTTTCTTAGCAACCGCTTCACATGGATATTTGGCGATACTGGCAAGCGTGGTAAAAGTAAGTTGTGTTCCGCCTTCATCTTTACCGTTTTGTTGGTGAGTCAATACGCGGATGGCATTGGCATTTCCTTCAAAATTTACCAGATCCGCCCATTCCTTGTCGCTGAATTTCGGTTTCAGATCATTTTCATTCTTTTCAAAATAGCTGGCAATGGCATCTTCACCGGAATGGCCAAAAGCCGGGTTTCCCACATCATGGCATAAGCAGGCTGCGGCGATCACATTATGCAGGTTATGCTGATAGAAATTCTGCGCGTCTTCTGTCAACTCATTATTAAAATTTTTAAAGATGAATTCACCTGCTAAGCTGCCCAAACTGCGACCTACAGAGGAAACCTCTAATGAATGGGTAAGCCGGTTATGTACAAAGACACTCCCAGGAAGCGGAAACACCTGTGTTTTGTTCTGCAAACGGCGGAAAGCCGCGGAAAAAATGATACGGTCGAAATCCCGCTGGAAATCGGTTCTGCTGGTGATGGTGGCTTTGTCTTGTCCTGTCCTTTGGTTGGTGAAGATATGATTTAGATCCATAGGCCAAAAATACGTTTTTATTGTGGTTCATGTTTTGAATAAGAGTTTTTTAAAAACCAATTAAACATGCCTGAGGGACCATCCATACTCATTTTGAAACAGCTTACCGAAAAATTTATTGGGCAGCAAATTCTGCAGGCAGCGGGAAACGCCAAAATCGCGAAAGAGAATTTAACAGGGCTGGTGTTCGAGGAATACCGCATTTTCGGAAAACAGTCTTATCTTGTTTGTGGAGACTGTGTCATAAGGATTCATTTGCTGCTCTTCGGCTCCTATAGTATTGATGAGCAAATTAAACCAGACCGGCAATTAAGGCTTCATCTGAAGTTTATGAATGGGGACCTTTACTTCTATTCTTGCTCGGTAAAATTGCTCGACCGCCGTGTTTTGAATGACATTGACTGGCAAGCGGACGTGCTGAGTGATGACTGGAGCCCATTACGCGCACGTAAAAAACTGAAAGCAAAACCTGAAATGATGGTTTGTGACGCTTTGCTGGACCAGAATATATTTTCGGGTGTGGGCAACATCATCAAAAATGAGGTACTTTACAGAATTGGTGTGCACCCGGAAAGTTTGATAGGCCACCTACCGGCAAAAAAATTATCAGCACTTATATTTGAAGCCCGCAACTACAGTTTTGATTTTCTGAGATGGAAAAAGGATTATGTGCTGAAGAAAAACTGGCTGGCACACACCAAGAAAATTTGTCGCAAATGCGGAGAACCGCTTACGAAAAGTCATTTGGGAATAACCAACAGACGCAGTTTTTACTGCGAAAAAGATCAGAAACTGTATTCCTGAAATTTAATATACTTAAATCTGCAGAACTATTAATTATACGGAGATTTTATTAAATTTTCAAGTAATACAGCAATAATATTATAATTATCTTTGTAAAAAAATTATATGAAAAATATGTATTTTCTGGCTGCGGCACTATTTTGCAGTTCAATTTCTGCACAGACCACAATTTCTTTCGAAAGTAGCGAGGGTTACGCTTTAGGAAACATTAATAACCAAAACGGTTGGACAGTTACCCAAACCAGTGACGGACCGCTCACAAATCAGATTGTTACTAATGAAGTTGCATCCGCAGGAACTTACTCATTTAAAAATGCCTATGTACCAGAATACGGCGACCAGTGGTTCCCAATATTCGGCGTTGAAAAATCTTTTTCTCCAGCTTTAGATTACAAGAATACAACAATTTCTTATGACTTTTATGCTCCGCAACAGGGAGGCGCCGATTTCGAATTTGCTTTATATTCAATCAATGAAGAGGAAGATGTTTTCGATATTTTGTTGGCGGTTGGCTTCGAAAACAGAGGTCTTATTTATATTTATCCAGAGAAGAATTTCGGCGGATTTACTTATGCGGAAGCTGAATGGCATGCAAACCAATGGTATAATTTAAAGGTGGAAATAAAAGAAGAGACCATTAAATATTTTTTAAATGGCGCGGAAATCCATTCAGGACCGAATACCACTAAAGTGAATGTAAACGGAATGAATTTCTTACATAATAATTATGGCGGAAGCGCTTATTACGATAATATTGTTGTAAATGGAACTAATATGTCTACAACTTCAGTTCAAAAAGGCAGCATAAAGGTTTATCCCAATCCAGTTATCGATGTAGTAACTATCGAACTGCCACAGGGTGAAAAACTTGACGGCGTTGAAGTTTATTCTTTATCCGGACAAAAAGTGGTAAGCATACCTTCCGACAAAAATTTAAATCTTTCAAAGCTGAAGTCAGGCGGTTATATCCTTAAGGCTAAAACTAAAGACGGAAAAACTTATATTTCTAAAATCATTAAAAATTAGGTTACACCATTTTAAACACAAAATATCCCCGCAAAATTGCGGGGATATTTATTTGATTTGCAAACATTAAAATCACATATACGCCTCAATCGGTTCGCACGTACAGATTAAATTCCTGTCCCCGTAAGCTTCATCAACTCTGGATACGGACGCAAAGAACTTATGTTCCCGAACCCATTCCAGTGGATATGCCGCTTTTTCTCTTCCATACGGCTTGTCCCACGAATCGGAAATAACCAACTGCTCGGTATGTGGCGCATTTTTCAGAACGTTATTTGCTGCGTCCGCACTTCCTTCGGCGATTTCATCGATTTCTTTCTTAATCGAAATCATTGCTTCAGCGAAACGGTCGATTTCTCTTTTGCTTTCCGATTCGGTTGGCTCGATCATTAATGTTCCGGCAACAGGAAAACTCACTGTTGGTGCATGGAAACCGTAATCCATCAGTCGTTTTGCAACATCGGCAACTTCGATTCCTACCGCTTTAAACTGTCGGAAATCTACGATACATTCATGCGCTACTCTGCCGTTATTATTCGCATATAAAATCGGGAAGTGTTCTGCAAGAATCTCTTTCAGGTAATTTGCGTTCAGGATCGCGTGTTCCGTAGCTTTCTTCAATCCTTCCGTTCCCAGCATTTTGATATAGGCGTAAGAAATATTCAGGACAAGGCTGGAGCCGTACGGCGCTGCGGAAATTGCGTCTATGGCCTCTTTCTCGCCAATGCGGATATTAGGATTTGATGGTAAAAACTTCACCAGATGTTCTGCAACACAGATAGGTCCAACGCCAGGTCCGCCGCCGCCATGTGGGATTGCAAAGGTTTTGTGCAGATTCAGGTGGCAAACATCGGCACCAATATTTCCTGGTGAAGTGTAACCGCACTGCGCGTTCATATTAGCACCGTCCATATATACTTGGCCACCATGATCGTGGATGACTTTAATGATGTCCTTAATGTTTTCATCAAAAAAACCGTACGTTGACGGATAGGTAATCATCGCCGCAGATAGGTTTTCAGAATGCTGCTCTGCTTTGGCTCTTAAATCGTCGATATCAATTTCTCCATTTTCAAGGTTTTTCACGACTACCACTTTCATCCCTGCGATAACTGCTGAAGCAGGGTTGGTACCGTGCGCCGACTGTGGTATCAATACAATATTACGGTGATGATCGCCGCGGGATTTATGATATTCTCGGATCACCATCAGACCTGCGTATTCACCCTGCGCACCGGAGTTCGGTTGTAGTGAGGTGCCGGCAAAACCTGTGATTTCTGCCAGGTCTTTTTCAAGTTCTTTTATCAAAGTTTGGTAACCAGCGGCTTGTTCTCTCGGTACAAATGGGTGTATGTTACCCCACTCTGGCCAAGAAATCGGCAACATTTCGGTAGCGGCATTGAGTTTCATGGTGCATGAACCGAGTGAGATCATGGAATGCGTCAAAGAAAGGTCTTTTCTTTCAAGTCTTTTGATATACCGCATCAGTTCGGTTTCTGTGTGATATTTATTAAAGACTTCAGCGGCTAAGATGTCATCAGTTCTTAGGGATTCCTCAGGGATCATCAGTTCTTCCTTAATAACAAGCTTAAAACTCTGTTTTTCTTTAAACTGTGCTAGCGCATCAAACAGTGCCTGTAATTTCTCTTCGGTAGTACTTTCGTTAACCGAGATGCTTACTGTATTTTCGGTAAAATAATTAAGGTTTATTTTGTTACCGAGCATTAGCTGGCGAAGCACGTTTTTTTCGCTCTCCTCCATAGTGAATTTTACAGTATCGAAAATTGGTTCATCAGATACTTCATATCCTAAAATCTGCAATGCATTTCTAAGCGCATTTGCTTTGAAATGAATTTGCCCTGCGATGTAGTTCAATCCTTTCGGACCGTGATAAACAGCGTACATGCCTGCCATTACTGCAAGCAGTACCTGCGCGGTACAGATATTAGAAGTAGCTCTTTCTCTTTTAATGTGCTGCTCACGGGTCTGCAGTGCCATTCGTAGTGCCCGGTTTCCGTTCGCATCCTGAGAGATACCGATGATTCTACCAGGGATGTCTCTCTTATAATCTTCTTTACAGCTGAAAAACGCAGCGTGCGGGCCACCGTAACCCATCGGGATCCCGAATCGCTGGGTAGTACCCACGGCACAGTCGGCACCCATTTCCGCAGGGGATTTCAGTTTCACCAAGGCAATAAGATCACAGGCAACCACTACCTGTAAATTAAGTGTCTTGTATTTTTTAATGTCTTCAGTATAATCTTTTACCACCCCGTTCTTACCTGGATATTGAAGGATTATACCGTAGAATTCGGTGTTAAAATCATAGGATTCATGATCACCTACAACGATTTCGATACCGAGACCTTCGGCTTTGGTGGTAAGAACTGCCAAGGTTTGTGGCAATACCAATTCGGAAACGAAGAATTTATTGGCACCAGATTTCTTTTGATCCTTGGTCCGGCTTTCATAAAACATGTGCATGGCTTCGGCGGCAGCGGTAGATTCATCCAGCAGAGATGCATTCGCCAGTTCGAAACCTGTAAGATCGCTGACAACGGTCTGGAAGTTCAGCAAAGCCTCTAATCTGCCTTGTGCAATTTCTGCCTGATATGGGGTGTATGCCGTGTACCAAGACGGATTCTCCAAGATATTGCGCTGTATAGCACTTGGCAGAATGGTACCATGATAACCGAAACCTATATAATTATCGTACAGTGCATTTTTTGCAGCCAACTCTTTTGAATGGGCCAACATCTGATGCTCTGAAAGTGCGGGTGAAATATCCAAATCTTTTTCCAGACGAATGGTGGAAGGGATGGTTTGGGATAGCAGTTCTTCGATACCCGAAACGCCAATCTTCTGCAGCATCGCTTGTTTGTCAGCTTCATCCAAAGATATGTGGCGGTTTACAAATTGCGTGGTGTTCATTGTATTTTTACTTGATTTTATTAGAATTAAGGTTCGTAAAAATACGAATTATTATGCAACGGACAATTCGGAAAATCATAGTGAAAATCCGGAGATATTATTTTGATTAATTCTAAATTAAAATTATATTTGCCACATGAATTCAACCATCATTCCTTTCAAGATCGCGCCGCTTGCGCCCGCTTTCCGTTCTGTTGAAGAAATGTATTGCGAAAAAAAGAAATGCTGTAAAAAATTTAAGAAGGGAAAACGCTGTAAAAAGTGCCCAGGCAGGCTAAAAATGGCTTAATGCTTATTGCATAAAGGTTTTCACCAAAAGCATTGCTGCAATTATTATAAAGAGGACCGCAAGGATGATTCTGGCCAATTTGGGCTTTCGGTCTGCCGGTGACTGTGTAGATTGCCGCGGTCGGAAAAGTTCTTCCGCTTCACTCCGATGCTGCTCCTTTTCAGTTTCAAAGACTTCAGTAATGGTGATGCCACGCACCAAAGTTTTATTCAGTAAGGTATTGGTGGCGTGCAGTAACAACTGAAATTCCCCATCCTTGAATTCATTTATCTTAAACACCCTTTCTCCATAACCTTTTTCGAGACCAAAGGGGATGATCTTTACAACATCCGCATTGTGCGTCTGCCATTTAATGATGATTTCCTCGCCTTTATGCGCACGGATCTTATTAGCGCTGAAACTTCTGATAGACGGCGGAAGATTCGGTCGGTAACTGCGTTGCTGATGACTTAAATTCTCATCATAAATACGCCTTTTCTCTTTATCACTGAGGATTTCATAAGCCTCCTGAATTTCCATAAAACGGGCAGCGAAAAAGGGATCATTGTCGTTTTTATCCGGATGGTATTTCACCGAAAGTTTGCGGTAAGCTTTTTTAATTTCTTCCTCCATGGCATTTTCAGGGATACTCAGGAAATAATAATAGTTCTTCATTCAGGCGTGGTTTGCGTGCAAAAGTAAGATTTATGTCCGAAAAAAATCTTCAGGAAATTACTTTTCAGCCAGTGTTTTCAGATACTCAAAGCCTTTGCTAAACCCTTCATTCATCATATTTTCAATATCACGTGTGGTGTGTATGATGGCTCTAAGCTCAGTGGTCTGCGAATCAATTTCACGTAAAAAATACTTTTCTTCAGCGCCACTCCATTCGAGTTGGTTTACTGTCGCGGTATCCACCCGACCTTCCCGAACCATCCCCAAATGACTGAAAACCACTTCAGCAGGTTCGTGCAGACTTTTAATGGTGGAATACAAGCCACTGCCTTCAGCATTCAGGAAGAATGTCTCCCCATTCACTTCCCAATCGGACCTGAACTGTGATCCGGGCGCAAAAAACTGCTTCCATTCTTTGTAGGTTTCAGGATTCCAGAGTAAATCCCAGATCTTCTGGCGCGGTGCTTTGATGATGATTTCGTAATTGAAAGTTGCCATACTGTTTTTTCTTTAATTCAAATAAAAAAAGCCGTCACCCTGCTGACGGCCCGGTGCTTTTCAGCAACAGCAACTACATTGCCATAATTTATCTGCGGCGCGATTAATTATTTTCAACGTACTTATGGAAATTGTTCAGGATGGCATACCATCCCTCGCGTTGCATTTTGCGCGAATTTTGGGTTTCAGGTTCAAAAGTTTCTATCACCGTAGTGGTATTGGGATCGATTTCGATAAACTGAATTTCCACTTTCCGGCCATCCTGCAGATGATATTTAATGAATTGCTTTGGGATAATCTCGTCGTAAATGCCCACATAATCAAAACCATAACTTTTATCGCGTGCTTCCATACGGGTTTTCAGCATGCCACCTACGCGCAGGTCATTTTCTGCTTTTACGCAGTGCCAGGATTGGTCCGCGAAATTCCATTTGGTAATATGTCTCGGATCATTCATATAGTCCCAGACTTTTTGAAGTGGTTTCAGGATGGTAATCTCAATTCGTATCGGTTCCATAACAGTATTTTTCATAAAATTAATAAAAATGTATGATATGCTGCCGGCAACTTGGTAAAAAAAAACGCAAATTACTTTGCGTTTGATCTTTAATCGGCGTTTCTGAGTATATCCAGAGCCGTGTCATAGTCTGGTTCCTGCGCGATTTCCGGCACTTGCTCATGATACAGTATTCTATTGTTCTCATCGGCTACAATTACAGCGCGGCTCAGCAAGCCTTTCATCGGCGAATCCATCATGGTCACTCCATAATCATCACCAAAAGCACTACGGAAATCGGATAGCGACTCGACATGGCCCAGACCTTCCGCGGCACAGAATCTGCCCAGAGCAAAAGGTAAATCCTTCGAAACATTGATGACCACCGTGTTTTGAAGGGTGCCTGCTTCTTCATTGAACTTTCTGGCAGAAGCGGCACAGATACCCGTATCAATACTTGGGAAGATATTGAGTATTTTTCTTTTCCCCTGATAATCTGCAAGTGTCTTGATCTCTAATTTTTCGTTCACCAATGCGAAGTCTTTCAGGGTGAGCCCGATTTCGGGTAAATTTCCAATAGTTTGTACAGGGTTTCCTTTTAAGGTAATTTCAGCCATAATATTTGTTTTTAGTAAGATCAAAAATATATAATTTTCGGGTCGGATGCCTATTTTATAGGTTAAATTAATCTTAAAGTTCCTTTAAGCGCACTTTTGTACTCGGGCAGAAATCCTTAAATTTGTTTTCTTTAAAAATAAACAAAAAAATCCCAATAATGTCTGATTATTCCAAAATTGTCTATACCTGGACCGATGAAGCGCCAATGTTGGCCACACACTCTTTTTTACCGATTGTACAAGCGTTTGCCAAAACCGCTGAGATCGAGATTTTACCTAAGGATATTTCATTGGCCGGCAGAATTTTAGCCAACTTCCCAGATTTTTTACAGGAAAACCAAAAAACAGAAGATGCATTGGCAGAACTAGGCCAATTGGCCACTACGCCAGAAGCCAATATCATAAAACTCCCAAACATTTCCGCGTCTGTACCACAGTTGGATGAGGCGATTGCTGAGCTGCAAAGCCAGGGATACGCGGTGCCAAACTATCCTGCGGAACCGAAGAATGCAGAGGAAGAAGCCATTAAAGCGAGATACAGCAAAGTACTCGGAAGCGCCGTGAACCCAGTACTTCGAGAAGGAAATTCAGACCGTAGAGCGCCAAAAGCAGTGAAAAATTATGCCAAGGCAAACCCTCATAAAATGGGAGCATGGACCGCAGACTCAAAAACTAAAGTCGCGCACATGACCAGTGGTGACTTCTATGGCACCGAAAAATCCGTCACTGTAGAAAAAGACAGTCAGTTTAAGATTGAATTCTTTGGGAATGACGGTTCTGTAAAAGAACTTAAGGCGCTTTCTCCACTCAAAGCCGGGGAAATCATCGATACTTCGGTAATGAACCTTACATCCCTTAAAAACTTCGTGGCAGAAACTATTGCAGAAACAAAAAAAGCCGGCGTATTGCTTTCAGGACATCTGAAAGCGACTATGATGAAGGTCTCCGACCCAATTA
This DNA window, taken from Chryseobacterium sp. 6424, encodes the following:
- a CDS encoding T9SS type A sorting domain-containing protein, whose product is MKNMYFLAAALFCSSISAQTTISFESSEGYALGNINNQNGWTVTQTSDGPLTNQIVTNEVASAGTYSFKNAYVPEYGDQWFPIFGVEKSFSPALDYKNTTISYDFYAPQQGGADFEFALYSINEEEDVFDILLAVGFENRGLIYIYPEKNFGGFTYAEAEWHANQWYNLKVEIKEETIKYFLNGAEIHSGPNTTKVNVNGMNFLHNNYGGSAYYDNIVVNGTNMSTTSVQKGSIKVYPNPVIDVVTIELPQGEKLDGVEVYSLSGQKVVSIPSDKNLNLSKLKSGGYILKAKTKDGKTYISKIIKN
- the gcvP gene encoding aminomethyl-transferring glycine dehydrogenase, with amino-acid sequence MNTTQFVNRHISLDEADKQAMLQKIGVSGIEELLSQTIPSTIRLEKDLDISPALSEHQMLAHSKELAAKNALYDNYIGFGYHGTILPSAIQRNILENPSWYTAYTPYQAEIAQGRLEALLNFQTVVSDLTGFELANASLLDESTAAAEAMHMFYESRTKDQKKSGANKFFVSELVLPQTLAVLTTKAEGLGIEIVVGDHESYDFNTEFYGIILQYPGKNGVVKDYTEDIKKYKTLNLQVVVACDLIALVKLKSPAEMGADCAVGTTQRFGIPMGYGGPHAAFFSCKEDYKRDIPGRIIGISQDANGNRALRMALQTREQHIKRERATSNICTAQVLLAVMAGMYAVYHGPKGLNYIAGQIHFKANALRNALQILGYEVSDEPIFDTVKFTMEESEKNVLRQLMLGNKINLNYFTENTVSISVNESTTEEKLQALFDALAQFKEKQSFKLVIKEELMIPEESLRTDDILAAEVFNKYHTETELMRYIKRLERKDLSLTHSMISLGSCTMKLNAATEMLPISWPEWGNIHPFVPREQAAGYQTLIKELEKDLAEITGFAGTSLQPNSGAQGEYAGLMVIREYHKSRGDHHRNIVLIPQSAHGTNPASAVIAGMKVVVVKNLENGEIDIDDLRAKAEQHSENLSAAMITYPSTYGFFDENIKDIIKVIHDHGGQVYMDGANMNAQCGYTSPGNIGADVCHLNLHKTFAIPHGGGGPGVGPICVAEHLVKFLPSNPNIRIGEKEAIDAISAAPYGSSLVLNISYAYIKMLGTEGLKKATEHAILNANYLKEILAEHFPILYANNNGRVAHECIVDFRQFKAVGIEVADVAKRLMDYGFHAPTVSFPVAGTLMIEPTESESKREIDRFAEAMISIKKEIDEIAEGSADAANNVLKNAPHTEQLVISDSWDKPYGREKAAYPLEWVREHKFFASVSRVDEAYGDRNLICTCEPIEAYM
- a CDS encoding SRPBCC family protein; this encodes MATFNYEIIIKAPRQKIWDLLWNPETYKEWKQFFAPGSQFRSDWEVNGETFFLNAEGSGLYSTIKSLHEPAEVVFSHLGMVREGRVDTATVNQLEWSGAEEKYFLREIDSQTTELRAIIHTTRDIENMMNEGFSKGFEYLKTLAEK
- the tpx gene encoding thiol peroxidase, which codes for MAEITLKGNPVQTIGNLPEIGLTLKDFALVNEKLEIKTLADYQGKRKILNIFPSIDTGICAASARKFNEEAGTLQNTVVINVSKDLPFALGRFCAAEGLGHVESLSDFRSAFGDDYGVTMMDSPMKGLLSRAVIVADENNRILYHEQVPEIAQEPDYDTALDILRNAD
- a CDS encoding endonuclease, producing the protein MPEGPSILILKQLTEKFIGQQILQAAGNAKIAKENLTGLVFEEYRIFGKQSYLVCGDCVIRIHLLLFGSYSIDEQIKPDRQLRLHLKFMNGDLYFYSCSVKLLDRRVLNDIDWQADVLSDDWSPLRARKKLKAKPEMMVCDALLDQNIFSGVGNIIKNEVLYRIGVHPESLIGHLPAKKLSALIFEARNYSFDFLRWKKDYVLKKNWLAHTKKICRKCGEPLTKSHLGITNRRSFYCEKDQKLYS
- the dgt gene encoding dGTP triphosphohydrolase is translated as MDLNHIFTNQRTGQDKATITSRTDFQRDFDRIIFSAAFRRLQNKTQVFPLPGSVFVHNRLTHSLEVSSVGRSLGSLAGEFIFKNFNNELTEDAQNFYQHNLHNVIAAACLCHDVGNPAFGHSGEDAIASYFEKNENDLKPKFSDKEWADLVNFEGNANAIRVLTHQQNGKDEGGTQLTFTTLASIAKYPCEAVAKKRGVLHRKKFGFFQNEKETFLQIANTLQLKQESTEPYIFRRHPFVWLVEAADDICYNIIDMEDAHRLGIVSSNDCEGLFLELIKSENQNIKRVEDKLAAIMNANERISYLRAKVINALINKSMSIYEKNFDAILNGELDCALLDIYKTENNALTEIEKFSIAKIYNHKAVIEIENAGYNVMYELLDHFIPSIIKPKEERKSYDKMALKLLPQQFVYENGSDYQRVLGVIDFVSGMTDNFATDLYRKIKGIEIGMTV
- a CDS encoding J domain-containing protein — its product is MKNYYYFLSIPENAMEEEIKKAYRKLSVKYHPDKNDNDPFFAARFMEIQEAYEILSDKEKRRIYDENLSHQQRSYRPNLPPSIRSFSANKIRAHKGEEIIIKWQTHNADVVKIIPFGLEKGYGERVFKINEFKDGEFQLLLHATNTLLNKTLVRGITITEVFETEKEQHRSEAEELFRPRQSTQSPADRKPKLARIILAVLFIIIAAMLLVKTFMQ
- a CDS encoding SRPBCC domain-containing protein — protein: MEPIRIEITILKPLQKVWDYMNDPRHITKWNFADQSWHCVKAENDLRVGGMLKTRMEARDKSYGFDYVGIYDEIIPKQFIKYHLQDGRKVEIQFIEIDPNTTTVIETFEPETQNSRKMQREGWYAILNNFHKYVENN